In a single window of the Limnohabitans sp. 2KL-27 genome:
- a CDS encoding bifunctional riboflavin kinase/FAD synthetase — protein MKVFRGFHHPDLAPACALTIGNFDGVHRGHQAMLALLRSEAAHRGVPSCVMTFEPHPRDYFAKALNKPELAPARIATLRDKLQELERCGVDQVVVVPFGAQLASQSPEDFIQHVLIQGLGVRYVLVGDDFRFGAQRAGDYAMLDATGQRLGFDVARMNSYEVRGLRVSSSAVREALNRGDLPAVQTLLGRPYSISGHVVHGRKLGRELAASAEGAGDGFRTLNLRFSHWKPAASGIFVVQVHGLAGQPLKGVANLGIRPSLDPHDVNGGRVLLETHAFDWPAELGSEGGYGKIIRVDLLHKLHDELQYDGLAALTQGIAKDCEVAQAWFASRHGETSRQTTRDRI, from the coding sequence ATGAAGGTTTTCCGAGGCTTCCACCACCCCGACCTGGCCCCCGCTTGCGCCCTGACCATTGGCAACTTCGACGGCGTGCACCGTGGGCATCAGGCCATGCTGGCTTTGTTGCGCAGCGAGGCCGCGCACCGGGGGGTGCCCAGCTGCGTGATGACTTTCGAGCCGCACCCGCGCGACTACTTTGCCAAGGCCCTGAACAAGCCTGAACTGGCCCCCGCCCGCATTGCCACCTTGCGAGACAAACTGCAGGAACTCGAGCGCTGCGGTGTCGATCAGGTGGTGGTGGTGCCCTTCGGTGCCCAACTGGCCAGCCAGTCGCCTGAAGACTTTATCCAGCACGTGCTGATCCAAGGGCTGGGCGTGCGCTATGTGCTCGTGGGCGACGATTTCCGCTTTGGGGCCCAACGCGCGGGCGACTACGCCATGCTCGACGCCACAGGCCAACGCCTGGGCTTTGATGTGGCCCGCATGAACAGCTATGAAGTGCGCGGTCTGCGCGTGTCCAGCTCGGCCGTGCGCGAAGCGCTGAACCGAGGTGACCTGCCAGCGGTGCAGACCCTGCTGGGTCGCCCCTACAGCATCAGCGGCCATGTGGTGCATGGGCGCAAGCTCGGGCGCGAGCTGGCCGCCAGCGCCGAAGGTGCAGGCGACGGCTTTCGCACCCTGAATTTGCGTTTTTCGCACTGGAAGCCTGCGGCCAGCGGCATCTTTGTGGTGCAGGTGCATGGCCTGGCCGGTCAGCCCTTGAAGGGCGTGGCCAATTTGGGCATCCGCCCTTCGCTCGACCCCCATGACGTCAACGGCGGGCGGGTGCTGCTGGAGACCCATGCCTTCGACTGGCCCGCCGAACTGGGCAGCGAAGGGGGCTACGGTAAAATCATCCGTGTGGACTTGCTGCATAAATTACACGACGAACTCCAATACGACGGTCTGGCCGCCCTGACACAGGGCATCGCCAAAGACTGTGAGGTCGCGCAGGCGTGGTTTGCTTCTCGCCATGGTGAAACCAGCCGCCAAACCACCCGCGACCGAATTTGA
- the lspA gene encoding signal peptidase II, which translates to MASNKKIGKSHASKSQGMALWLGIALLVMLVDQFTKVLVLGAFQLGDSTPITSFFNLVRVHNHGAAFSFLAGAGGWQRWFFTGIGVFAAIFMVWMLRSHAGQKLFSLAISLILGGAIGNVIDRLLHGYVVDFLDFYWGAWHFPAFNVADAGISVGAALLILDEILRVRRGR; encoded by the coding sequence ATGGCCAGCAACAAAAAAATCGGCAAAAGCCACGCCAGCAAAAGCCAGGGCATGGCGCTTTGGCTGGGGATTGCCCTCTTGGTGATGCTGGTAGACCAGTTCACCAAAGTACTGGTGCTGGGGGCTTTCCAGTTGGGCGACAGCACGCCCATCACCTCGTTTTTCAACCTGGTGCGGGTGCACAACCACGGTGCCGCCTTCTCGTTTTTGGCCGGTGCCGGCGGTTGGCAGCGTTGGTTTTTCACCGGCATCGGTGTTTTTGCGGCCATCTTCATGGTCTGGATGCTGCGCTCGCACGCGGGCCAAAAACTCTTCAGCCTGGCCATCTCGCTCATCTTGGGTGGCGCCATCGGCAACGTGATCGACCGCCTGCTGCACGGCTACGTGGTCGACTTTCTGGACTTTTACTGGGGTGCCTGGCACTTCCCGGCCTTCAACGTGGCCGATGCCGGCATCAGTGTGGGCGCGGCCTTGCTGATCCTGGACGAAATCTTGCGTGTGCGGCGCGGGCGCTGA
- a CDS encoding DMT family transporter produces the protein MSQKLSPGTALMLTVPPLLWAGNAVIGRMVNTLVPPITLNLLRWAVAFVILLPLAAWVLRRGSGLWSHWRRFALLSLLGVGCYNALQYLALQTSTPLNVTLVAASGPVWMLAIGALFFQAPVRRAQVYGAALSILGVLVVLSRGDWAQLMAVRLVAGDLFILLATACWSWYSWLLSRRDEPEAIRNDWAAFLLAQVVFGLVWSGLFAGMEWGLTDAHITWGWPLVSALAFVSIGPAVLAYRCWGLGIQQAGPAVAGFFANLTPLFAAIFSAAFLGELPQLFHALAFALIIGGIWVSSRR, from the coding sequence ATGTCCCAAAAACTCTCACCCGGCACCGCCCTGATGCTGACCGTGCCCCCGCTGCTGTGGGCTGGCAATGCGGTCATTGGCCGCATGGTCAATACCCTGGTGCCCCCGATCACGCTCAATCTCTTGCGCTGGGCCGTGGCCTTTGTGATCCTGTTGCCCCTGGCAGCCTGGGTTTTGCGCCGCGGCAGTGGCCTGTGGTCACACTGGCGGCGTTTTGCGCTGCTCAGTTTGCTGGGCGTGGGCTGCTACAACGCTCTGCAATACCTGGCCCTGCAAACATCCACGCCGCTGAACGTGACCCTGGTGGCCGCCAGCGGTCCGGTGTGGATGCTGGCCATTGGGGCGCTGTTCTTTCAGGCACCGGTTCGCCGCGCCCAGGTCTACGGCGCAGCGCTGTCCATTTTGGGTGTGCTGGTGGTGCTGTCGAGGGGCGACTGGGCGCAGCTCATGGCGGTGCGTTTGGTGGCGGGTGATTTGTTCATCCTGCTGGCCACGGCCTGCTGGTCTTGGTACAGCTGGCTGCTCAGCCGCAGGGACGAGCCCGAAGCCATCCGCAACGACTGGGCCGCATTTTTGCTGGCCCAAGTGGTGTTTGGCCTGGTTTGGTCGGGCCTGTTTGCAGGGATGGAATGGGGCCTGACCGATGCCCACATCACCTGGGGCTGGCCGCTGGTCAGTGCGCTGGCTTTTGTCTCTATAGGACCGGCCGTGCTGGCCTACCGCTGCTGGGGCCTGGGCATCCAGCAAGCGGGGCCTGCGGTGGCGGGCTTTTTTGCCAACCTCACCCCCCTGTTCGCCGCCATCTTCTCAGCCGCCTTTTTGGGCGAGTTGCCGCAACTGTTTCACGCGCTGGCATTCGCGCTGATCATTGGCGGGATTTGGGTGTCATCGCGCAGGTGA
- a CDS encoding gamma-glutamyltransferase family protein has translation MNFDYQFPYNSTRLPLFARNVVSTSHPLAAQAGLRMMLKGGNAVDAAIAAAAVITLTEPVSCGLGSDAFAILWDGKALHGLNASGPAPATWTPDYFHRKYGAETKTPPKRGFDSVTVPGAVAGWVALSDRFGKLPFADLLEPAIEVAERGYLIPVVVQQKWAAATPELQSQPGFAQSFLPWGRAPQVGELFQFKNAARGLKAIASTKGQALYGGEIAEAIERFAKDNGGSITAKDLADFKPEWVKPMAQDYRGYTLHEIPPNGQGIAALIALGILSNFDLAGHKVDSADSQHLQIEAMKLAFADVYRYVADPRFMELPPEQMLDPAYLASRAKLIDMKKAQDFKAGNPVKGGTIYLTAADENGMMISFIQSNFMGFGSGVVEPTYGISLQNRGHGFSTDLQGQNPANLVMPGKRPFQTIIPAFLTKDGQPVMSYGVMGGNMQPQGHMQTLVRMLDYGQNPQAACDAPRWRFNTGLNINVEAAMNGTTVQELTTRGHQLDIINDSYQDFGAGQFIWRMGDPAVQGYQAASDPRRDGQAVGF, from the coding sequence ATGAATTTCGATTACCAGTTCCCCTACAACAGCACCCGCTTGCCGCTGTTTGCGCGCAATGTGGTGTCGACCTCGCACCCCTTGGCCGCACAGGCTGGCCTGCGCATGATGCTCAAGGGCGGCAACGCGGTCGATGCGGCCATCGCTGCGGCCGCAGTCATCACCCTGACCGAGCCGGTCAGCTGCGGTTTGGGCTCGGATGCATTTGCCATCCTTTGGGACGGCAAAGCGCTGCACGGCCTCAACGCGTCCGGCCCGGCCCCCGCCACTTGGACGCCCGATTACTTTCACCGCAAATACGGTGCCGAGACCAAAACACCGCCCAAGCGCGGCTTTGATTCGGTCACCGTGCCCGGTGCGGTGGCTGGATGGGTGGCTTTGAGTGACCGGTTTGGCAAGCTGCCTTTTGCCGACTTGCTGGAGCCCGCCATCGAGGTGGCCGAGCGCGGTTATTTGATTCCGGTGGTGGTGCAGCAAAAGTGGGCCGCGGCCACGCCCGAGTTGCAGTCGCAACCGGGTTTTGCGCAAAGCTTTTTGCCCTGGGGCCGAGCGCCGCAGGTGGGCGAGCTGTTCCAGTTCAAGAATGCGGCGCGGGGCCTCAAAGCCATAGCTTCCACCAAAGGCCAGGCGCTGTATGGCGGCGAGATTGCCGAAGCCATTGAGCGTTTTGCCAAAGACAACGGCGGCAGCATCACCGCCAAAGACCTGGCCGATTTCAAGCCAGAGTGGGTCAAACCCATGGCGCAAGACTACCGGGGCTACACCCTGCACGAGATCCCGCCCAACGGGCAGGGCATCGCCGCGCTGATCGCCTTAGGTATCTTGTCCAACTTTGATCTGGCCGGCCACAAGGTGGACAGCGCCGACTCGCAGCACTTGCAAATCGAGGCCATGAAGCTGGCTTTTGCCGATGTGTACCGCTACGTGGCCGACCCGCGCTTCATGGAGCTGCCGCCCGAGCAAATGCTCGACCCGGCCTATCTGGCCAGCCGCGCCAAGCTGATCGACATGAAAAAGGCGCAAGACTTCAAAGCGGGCAACCCGGTCAAGGGCGGCACCATTTACCTCACGGCCGCCGATGAAAACGGCATGATGATCAGTTTCATCCAGAGCAATTTCATGGGCTTTGGTTCGGGCGTGGTCGAGCCCACTTACGGCATCAGCCTGCAAAACCGGGGCCATGGTTTCAGCACCGATTTGCAGGGACAAAACCCCGCCAATTTGGTAATGCCCGGCAAGCGCCCCTTCCAGACCATCATCCCGGCATTCCTGACCAAAGACGGCCAGCCGGTCATGAGCTACGGCGTGATGGGGGGCAATATGCAGCCCCAAGGCCATATGCAAACCCTGGTGCGCATGCTCGACTACGGCCAGAACCCGCAAGCGGCCTGCGACGCACCGCGCTGGCGTTTCAACACCGGCCTGAACATCAACGTCGAGGCCGCGATGAATGGCACCACCGTGCAAGAGTTGACGACACGCGGTCACCAGCTCGACATCATCAACGATTCTTACCAGGACTTTGGTGCAGGCCAGTTCATTTGGCGCATGGGCGACCCGGCGGTGCAGGGCTATCAGGCCGCCAGCGACCCGCGTCGCGATGGGCAGGCGGTGGGCTTTTGA
- the ileS gene encoding isoleucine--tRNA ligase → MTDKTQNPDTHINMMDTPFPMRGDLPKREPGWVSEWNDGGLYKKLRAARQGAPLFVLHDGPPYANGKLHIGHALNKVLKDMIVKSKQLAGFDAQYIPGWDCHGLPIENAIEKLHGRKLSRDDMQAKSRAFATEQIGQQREDFKRLGVLGDWERPYRTMDFANEAGEIRAFKRVIERGFVYRGLKPVYWCFDCGSSLAEFEIEYQDKQSDTLDVAFETDDATQLAAAFGLSALPNTPVGPTGFAVIWTTTAWTIPANQALNAHPELTYALVQTDKGCLVLAESLVDKCLERFGLQGGTVLATAKGTALGGLNFRHPLHDVDAGYKRLSPVYLAEYVSDSDGTGLVHSSPAYGVDDFNSCIANGLKYDDILNPVQGNGTYAEDFPLFGGLHIWKAIPVVLDALRGAGRLLSTVTITHSYPHCWRHKTPVIYRAAAQWFVRMDEGVGVFTQDKAPKTLRQLALDAIEQTQFYPENGKTRLRDMIANRPDWCISRQRSWGVPVPFFLHKDSGELHPRTMAILDQAADIVEKGGIEAWSRVTVEEILGAADAPSYTKSTDILEVWFDSGSTFQHVLRGSHKDAYGVPPFHNSPDHSSPEADLYLEGHDQHRGWFHSSLLLGCALYDRAPYRGLLTHGFATDGQGRKMSKSLGNTVEPQTITSKMGAEIVRLWVASTDYSGDLNIDDKILARVVDSYRRIRNTLRFLLANVSDFDPATDTVPDEQLLEIDRFALARAAQLQADIRAHFDAYEFHPVVSKLQIYCSEDLGAFYLDVLKDRLYTTAPKSLARRSAQTALYRITHGMLRWMAPFLSFTAEEAWKTFGTSESIFLETFTDFGRADAQLLAKWARIRDIRDLVNKDIENLRTAGQVGASLQAEIALTAGADDHALLTSLGADIKFVFITSKVTLLAGETLAVQVSASQATKCERCWHYADDVGHDAAHPTICGRCVSNLHGAGESRLVA, encoded by the coding sequence ATGACCGATAAAACCCAGAACCCCGACACCCACATCAACATGATGGACACCCCCTTCCCCATGCGCGGCGATCTGCCCAAGCGCGAGCCGGGCTGGGTGAGTGAGTGGAACGACGGCGGTCTGTACAAAAAACTGCGTGCTGCCCGGCAAGGCGCTCCGCTGTTCGTGCTGCACGATGGCCCACCGTATGCCAACGGCAAACTGCACATCGGCCACGCCCTCAACAAAGTGCTCAAAGACATGATCGTCAAGTCCAAGCAACTGGCGGGCTTTGACGCGCAATACATCCCCGGCTGGGACTGCCACGGTCTGCCGATTGAAAACGCCATCGAAAAACTGCACGGCCGCAAGCTCTCTAGAGACGACATGCAGGCCAAAAGCCGCGCCTTTGCCACCGAGCAAATCGGCCAGCAACGCGAAGACTTCAAGCGCCTGGGCGTGCTGGGCGACTGGGAGCGTCCTTACCGCACCATGGACTTCGCCAACGAAGCCGGCGAGATCCGCGCCTTCAAACGCGTGATCGAACGCGGCTTTGTGTACCGGGGCCTCAAGCCCGTTTACTGGTGCTTTGACTGCGGCTCTTCGCTGGCCGAGTTCGAGATCGAATACCAAGACAAGCAAAGCGACACGCTGGATGTGGCCTTTGAAACCGATGACGCAACCCAACTGGCTGCGGCATTTGGCCTGTCTGCTTTGCCCAACACCCCCGTGGGCCCCACCGGCTTTGCTGTGATCTGGACCACCACCGCCTGGACCATCCCCGCCAACCAGGCCCTGAACGCCCACCCTGAGCTGACCTATGCCTTGGTGCAAACGGACAAGGGCTGCCTGGTGCTGGCCGAGTCGCTGGTGGACAAATGCCTGGAACGCTTTGGCCTGCAAGGCGGCACGGTGCTGGCCACCGCCAAAGGCACGGCGCTGGGCGGCCTGAACTTCCGACACCCGCTGCATGACGTGGACGCGGGCTACAAGCGCCTGTCGCCCGTGTACCTGGCCGAATACGTCAGCGACAGCGACGGCACGGGCCTCGTGCATTCCTCGCCCGCTTACGGCGTGGACGACTTCAACTCCTGCATCGCCAACGGCCTGAAGTACGACGACATCCTGAACCCTGTCCAAGGCAACGGCACCTATGCCGAAGACTTTCCGCTGTTTGGCGGTCTGCACATCTGGAAAGCCATTCCTGTCGTGCTGGACGCGCTGCGTGGCGCAGGCCGCTTGTTGTCCACCGTGACCATCACCCACAGCTACCCCCACTGCTGGCGTCACAAAACACCCGTCATCTACCGTGCCGCTGCCCAGTGGTTTGTGCGCATGGACGAAGGCGTTGGCGTGTTCACCCAAGACAAGGCGCCCAAGACCCTGCGCCAGCTGGCACTCGACGCCATCGAGCAGACCCAGTTCTATCCAGAAAACGGCAAAACCCGCCTGCGCGACATGATCGCCAACCGCCCGGACTGGTGCATCTCGCGCCAGCGCTCATGGGGTGTGCCCGTGCCCTTCTTTTTGCACAAAGACAGCGGCGAGCTGCACCCGCGCACCATGGCCATCTTGGACCAAGCTGCGGACATTGTTGAAAAAGGCGGCATCGAAGCCTGGAGCCGCGTGACGGTGGAAGAAATTTTGGGCGCAGCCGATGCGCCCAGCTACACCAAGAGCACCGACATTCTGGAAGTCTGGTTTGACTCCGGCTCCACTTTCCAGCATGTGCTGCGCGGCAGCCACAAAGACGCTTACGGTGTGCCGCCTTTCCACAACTCACCCGACCATTCAAGCCCCGAGGCGGATTTGTACCTGGAAGGCCACGACCAGCACCGCGGCTGGTTCCACAGCTCGCTGCTGCTGGGTTGCGCGCTGTACGACCGCGCGCCCTACCGGGGACTGCTGACCCACGGCTTTGCCACCGACGGCCAAGGCCGCAAGATGAGCAAGAGCTTGGGCAACACCGTGGAGCCACAAACCATCACCTCCAAGATGGGCGCTGAAATCGTGCGCCTGTGGGTGGCCTCCACCGACTACTCGGGCGACCTCAACATCGACGACAAGATTTTGGCTCGCGTGGTGGACAGTTACCGCCGCATCCGCAACACGCTGCGCTTTTTGCTGGCCAATGTGAGCGACTTCGACCCGGCGACCGACACGGTGCCCGACGAGCAACTGCTCGAGATCGACCGCTTTGCCCTGGCCCGCGCCGCCCAGCTGCAGGCCGACATCCGCGCCCACTTTGATGCGTACGAGTTCCACCCTGTGGTCTCCAAGCTGCAAATCTATTGCTCGGAAGACCTGGGCGCGTTTTACCTGGACGTGCTCAAAGACCGCCTGTACACCACAGCGCCCAAGAGCCTGGCCCGCCGCAGCGCGCAAACCGCGCTCTACCGCATCACCCATGGCATGCTGCGCTGGATGGCGCCTTTCCTGTCGTTCACGGCCGAAGAGGCGTGGAAGACTTTCGGCACCTCCGAATCCATCTTCTTGGAAACCTTCACCGACTTCGGGCGGGCCGATGCCCAACTGCTTGCCAAGTGGGCCCGCATCCGCGACATCCGCGATCTGGTGAACAAGGACATCGAAAACCTGCGTACCGCAGGCCAGGTGGGTGCCTCTTTGCAGGCCGAGATCGCGCTGACCGCGGGCGCCGACGACCATGCGCTGTTGACCAGCCTGGGCGCGGACATCAAGTTCGTGTTCATCACCTCCAAAGTGACTTTGCTGGCGGGCGAAACTCTGGCGGTGCAAGTGAGCGCCAGCCAGGCCACCAAATGCGAACGCTGCTGGCACTACGCGGACGACGTGGGCCACGATGCTGCCCACCCCACGATTTGCGGGCGCTGCGTGAGCAACCTGCACGGCGCGGGCGAAAGCCGCCTCGTCGCCTGA
- a CDS encoding SDR family oxidoreductase, with protein MDLGIAGKWALVGGASKGLGWGCARALALEGVNVVMVARGADVLTKAVDDLRAETGGQVQLIGVAVDITTEAGREAIWNVAGGPGKDYDIVVTNAGGPPPGDFRDWDREAWLKAIDGNMLTPIELIKATVDRMAARGFGRIVNITSSAVKAPIDVLGLSNGARSGLTGFVAGASRSAIAAKGVTINNLLPGKFDTDRIRSTLPAMAQKVGKTVEELRVIQQAQIPAGRYGNPQEFGAICAFLCSQHAAYMTGQNVLADGGSYAGTF; from the coding sequence ATGGACTTGGGCATTGCAGGCAAATGGGCTTTGGTGGGTGGCGCAAGCAAAGGCTTGGGCTGGGGTTGCGCACGGGCACTGGCGCTCGAGGGCGTCAATGTGGTCATGGTGGCGCGTGGCGCAGATGTCCTGACCAAAGCCGTGGATGACTTGCGCGCCGAGACGGGCGGCCAAGTCCAGTTGATCGGTGTGGCGGTGGACATCACCACCGAAGCCGGACGCGAGGCCATCTGGAACGTGGCCGGTGGCCCGGGCAAAGACTACGACATCGTGGTCACCAACGCCGGTGGCCCGCCCCCAGGCGACTTCCGCGATTGGGACCGTGAGGCCTGGCTCAAAGCCATCGACGGCAACATGCTCACACCGATTGAACTCATCAAAGCCACCGTCGACCGCATGGCCGCACGCGGCTTTGGCCGCATCGTCAACATCACCTCCAGCGCCGTCAAAGCGCCCATCGACGTGCTGGGCTTGTCGAACGGTGCCCGCAGCGGCCTCACGGGTTTTGTGGCCGGCGCTTCGCGCAGCGCCATCGCGGCCAAAGGCGTGACCATCAACAACCTGCTGCCCGGTAAATTCGACACCGACCGCATCCGCTCGACCTTGCCCGCCATGGCTCAAAAAGTCGGCAAGACAGTGGAGGAGTTGCGCGTGATCCAACAAGCCCAAATCCCTGCCGGCCGCTACGGCAACCCGCAAGAATTCGGTGCGATCTGCGCTTTCCTGTGCAGCCAGCATGCGGCCTACATGACGGGTCAGAACGTGTTGGCCGATGGCGGCTCTTACGCCGGGACCTTCTGA
- a CDS encoding aminotransferase class V-fold PLP-dependent enzyme, whose amino-acid sequence MPGLLPHIDPDGLLEFSVVYTDRALNHMSKRFGGVMTDISRMLKTVYGAHSVALVPGSGTFGMESVARQFATDQHVMVIRNGWFSFRWTQIFDMGQIPKSHSVLKARRIAEGAQAAWAPAPIAEVTAAIAAEKPALVFAPHVETAAGMILPDDYLKAVADAVHAVGGLLVLDCIASGAMWVDMKATGVDILISAPQKGWSSSPCCAMVMMSERARQAIDSTTSTTFAMDLKKWLQVMETYESGAHMYHTTLPTDALLRLQEAMLETEAYGFAKVREEQMALGRQVRSLLLEHGFPSVAAPGFEAPGVVVSYTTDPDIQSSKKFLALGLQTAAGVPLQCDEPADFRTFRMGLFGLDKWHQVPRTLQILRGALETIAPKAKLAA is encoded by the coding sequence ATGCCCGGATTGCTGCCCCACATCGACCCCGATGGCCTGCTTGAGTTTTCGGTGGTCTACACCGACCGCGCCCTGAACCACATGTCCAAGCGCTTTGGCGGCGTGATGACCGACATCTCGCGCATGCTCAAAACCGTTTACGGCGCCCACTCGGTCGCGCTGGTGCCCGGCAGCGGCACCTTCGGCATGGAGTCGGTGGCACGCCAGTTCGCCACCGACCAGCACGTGATGGTGATCCGCAACGGCTGGTTCAGCTTCCGTTGGACACAGATTTTTGACATGGGCCAGATCCCCAAGAGCCACAGCGTGCTCAAGGCGCGCCGCATCGCCGAAGGCGCGCAAGCGGCCTGGGCACCGGCCCCGATCGCCGAAGTGACCGCCGCCATTGCGGCAGAAAAACCCGCCTTGGTGTTCGCCCCGCACGTCGAGACAGCCGCCGGCATGATCCTGCCCGACGATTACCTCAAGGCCGTGGCCGATGCGGTGCATGCCGTGGGCGGCTTGCTGGTGTTGGACTGCATCGCCTCTGGTGCGATGTGGGTGGACATGAAAGCCACGGGCGTTGACATCTTGATCAGCGCGCCGCAAAAAGGCTGGAGCAGCTCGCCTTGCTGCGCCATGGTCATGATGAGCGAGCGTGCCCGGCAAGCGATTGACAGCACCACCAGCACCACCTTTGCGATGGACCTCAAAAAGTGGTTGCAAGTCATGGAAACCTACGAAAGTGGTGCCCACATGTACCACACCACCTTGCCCACCGATGCGCTGCTGCGCCTGCAAGAAGCCATGCTGGAAACCGAAGCCTACGGCTTTGCCAAGGTGCGCGAAGAACAAATGGCCTTGGGTCGCCAAGTGCGCTCTTTGCTTCTGGAGCACGGCTTCCCCAGCGTGGCGGCTCCCGGATTTGAAGCGCCAGGCGTGGTGGTGAGCTACACCACCGACCCGGACATCCAGAGCAGCAAGAAGTTTCTGGCACTGGGCCTGCAAACCGCTGCAGGCGTGCCGCTTCAGTGTGACGAACCGGCTGACTTCCGCACTTTCCGCATGGGCCTGTTCGGCTTGGACAAGTGGCACCAAGTGCCCCGCACCCTGCAGATCTTGCGCGGTGCGCTCGAAACCATCGCCCCCAAGGCCAAGCTGGCAGCCTGA
- a CDS encoding DMT family transporter — protein MVSAAQQLSTGLVLAMAGSIAFSGKAIIVKLAYRYGVDAVTLIMYRMLFALPGFVLMAWWAGRGKAALTRRDVLGVVGLGFCGYYLSSFLDFWGLEYISASLERLILYLNPTLVLVLGWVLFKKRITHRQGVAMAISYAGVLLVFGHEVTLAGSHAALGAFLVFLSAVTYALYLTYSGQMVQRLGALRLAGLATTVACFFCILQFVVLRPIASAQVPDPVLWLSLLNAMACTVLPVLLVMMAIERIGPGLTAQTGMIGPMSTLLMGVWLLDEPFNIWIIAGTALVLSGVFWVTRPAGRTTSTSGD, from the coding sequence GTGGTGAGCGCAGCGCAGCAACTGAGCACGGGACTTGTGCTGGCAATGGCTGGCTCCATCGCGTTCAGCGGCAAGGCCATCATCGTCAAGCTGGCCTACCGCTATGGCGTGGATGCGGTCACGCTGATCATGTACCGCATGCTGTTTGCGCTGCCTGGGTTTGTGCTCATGGCTTGGTGGGCCGGGCGTGGCAAAGCGGCCTTGACCCGGCGTGATGTGCTGGGCGTGGTGGGCCTGGGCTTTTGTGGTTACTACTTGTCGAGTTTTCTGGACTTTTGGGGGCTGGAGTACATCAGCGCTTCGCTGGAGCGATTGATCCTTTACCTCAACCCCACCTTGGTCCTGGTGTTGGGTTGGGTCCTGTTCAAAAAGCGCATCACGCACCGTCAAGGCGTGGCCATGGCCATCAGTTATGCCGGCGTGCTGCTGGTGTTCGGACACGAGGTGACCTTGGCTGGATCGCATGCTGCGCTGGGGGCTTTTTTGGTTTTTCTGAGTGCCGTGACTTACGCCCTTTATCTGACCTACAGCGGTCAGATGGTGCAGCGCTTGGGTGCTTTGCGCTTGGCAGGCCTGGCCACCACCGTGGCGTGCTTTTTCTGCATTCTCCAGTTTGTTGTGCTCAGGCCCATCGCCAGTGCACAGGTGCCCGACCCGGTGCTGTGGCTGTCTTTGTTGAACGCCATGGCCTGCACTGTGCTGCCGGTGCTTTTGGTCATGATGGCGATTGAGCGCATCGGTCCGGGGCTCACGGCCCAAACCGGCATGATTGGCCCCATGTCCACTCTGCTGATGGGTGTGTGGCTGCTGGACGAACCATTTAACATCTGGATCATTGCCGGGACCGCCTTGGTCCTGAGCGGTGTGTTTTGGGTCACACGGCCAGCGGGCCGCACAACATCAACTTCAGGAGATTGA
- a CDS encoding quinone oxidoreductase yields MSLQVQIDQHGGPDVMKLVDVTVGEPGPGEIRIRHKAIGLNFIDVYQRSGLYQLPMPLKLGMEASGVVEAVGEGVTHLKVGDRAAYASQPPGSYCEVRVMPAKCVCKLPDAISFETGAAMMLKGLTAQYLLKRTQPQGGLKAGDFVLFHAAAGGVGLIACQWAKSLGLRLIGTAGSDAKCALAKANGAEFCINYSTEDFQAKVKEITGGAGVKVVYDSVGKDTWDKSLDCLAPFGLMASFGNASGAVAPFAPGILGNKGSIYVTRQTLFNHITTRENTQAMADELFDAVISGRVKIHIEQTFPLAQIQEAHKALESRKTTGCTIITL; encoded by the coding sequence ATGAGCCTTCAAGTCCAGATCGACCAACACGGCGGTCCCGATGTCATGAAACTGGTCGATGTCACGGTGGGTGAACCCGGCCCCGGTGAGATCCGTATCCGTCACAAGGCGATTGGCCTGAACTTCATCGACGTGTACCAGCGCAGCGGTCTGTACCAGCTGCCCATGCCGCTCAAGCTGGGCATGGAAGCCTCGGGCGTGGTCGAAGCCGTGGGCGAGGGTGTCACGCACCTGAAAGTCGGTGACCGCGCTGCCTACGCCAGCCAGCCGCCTGGCAGCTACTGCGAAGTGCGTGTGATGCCCGCCAAGTGCGTGTGCAAGTTGCCCGATGCGATCTCGTTCGAGACCGGTGCGGCCATGATGCTCAAGGGTTTGACAGCGCAATACCTGCTCAAGCGCACCCAGCCCCAGGGCGGTTTGAAAGCCGGTGACTTTGTGCTGTTCCACGCGGCGGCAGGTGGTGTGGGCTTGATCGCTTGCCAGTGGGCCAAGTCTCTGGGCCTGCGCCTGATCGGCACGGCCGGCAGTGACGCCAAGTGCGCTTTGGCCAAAGCCAATGGCGCGGAGTTTTGCATCAACTATTCGACCGAAGACTTTCAGGCCAAGGTCAAAGAGATCACGGGTGGCGCGGGTGTGAAAGTGGTGTACGACTCGGTGGGCAAAGACACCTGGGACAAATCGCTCGATTGCCTGGCACCTTTTGGCTTGATGGCCAGTTTTGGCAATGCATCAGGCGCGGTCGCCCCTTTTGCGCCGGGCATCCTGGGCAACAAGGGCTCGATCTATGTCACGCGTCAAACCTTGTTCAACCACATCACCACGCGCGAAAACACCCAAGCCATGGCCGATGAGTTGTTCGACGCCGTCATCAGCGGCCGTGTGAAGATCCACATTGAGCAGACCTTCCCCCTCGCGCAGATTCAGGAAGCGCACAAAGCGCTGGAATCCCGCAAGACCACGGGTTGCACCATCATCACTTTGTAA